The following proteins come from a genomic window of Gallalistipes aquisgranensis:
- a CDS encoding fibrobacter succinogenes major paralogous domain-containing protein: MTRTFVSICLLCLTAWQANAQTDLSAEGTANCYIVTGEGVYSFRAAVGNSGKPVAGMASADWLWQTDRKLVSEVSYSGGTVTFRAGSMKGNAVIAALDEGGNILWSWHIWATDDPCTDTHFAFEERISFMDRNLGATSTAVDDVASYGLYYQWGRKDPFIGAEFAGSFDLSRRYEDTGFTEGTALAFFNPAIRGTDWFTIVPNNSDRIETGKCVEYTIAHPTAFIGFSAESFESGKGSWFNDQYGRFDRLWGFISSRRPVNKTIYDPCPPGWKVPANSSEAWFGFETAEPAGQLAGQVYYFKARPYYYPAAGTRRQTNGKLQYAGASGIYWSATPNGVNAMSLRLEEEEIRINLRAPRATGASVRCVRE, from the coding sequence ATGACAAGAACGTTTGTGTCCATTTGCCTGCTGTGTCTCACGGCATGGCAGGCAAATGCCCAGACGGACCTGAGCGCGGAAGGGACGGCGAACTGCTACATCGTAACGGGCGAAGGTGTCTATTCGTTCCGGGCCGCAGTGGGCAATTCGGGCAAGCCCGTCGCCGGGATGGCCTCGGCGGACTGGCTGTGGCAGACCGACCGGAAACTCGTCTCCGAGGTCTCCTACTCCGGCGGCACGGTGACCTTCCGGGCGGGAAGCATGAAGGGGAACGCCGTGATCGCCGCCCTGGACGAAGGAGGCAACATCCTCTGGAGCTGGCACATCTGGGCGACGGACGATCCGTGCACCGACACCCATTTCGCATTTGAGGAGCGCATCAGTTTCATGGACCGGAACCTGGGTGCCACCTCGACCGCCGTGGACGACGTCGCCTCCTACGGGCTGTATTACCAATGGGGCCGCAAGGACCCGTTCATCGGAGCGGAGTTTGCCGGATCGTTCGACCTCTCCCGGAGATACGAGGACACCGGTTTCACCGAGGGCACGGCGCTCGCCTTTTTCAATCCGGCGATCAGAGGGACGGACTGGTTCACGATCGTCCCCAACAACAGCGACCGGATCGAAACGGGGAAGTGTGTGGAATACACCATCGCCCACCCCACCGCCTTCATCGGTTTTTCGGCCGAGTCCTTCGAAAGCGGGAAAGGCAGTTGGTTCAACGACCAGTACGGCAGGTTCGACCGGCTGTGGGGATTCATCTCCTCACGCCGGCCCGTGAACAAAACGATCTACGACCCGTGTCCGCCGGGATGGAAGGTTCCTGCGAACAGTTCCGAAGCATGGTTCGGATTCGAGACGGCGGAACCGGCCGGACAACTCGCCGGACAGGTCTATTACTTCAAAGCCCGGCCATACTACTATCCGGCGGCCGGGACCCGACGGCAGACCAACGGCAAACTCCAATACGCAGGGGCCAGCGGCATCTACTGGTCGGCCACGCCCAACGGCGTGAACGCCATGTCGCTGCGGCTCGAAGAGGAGGAGATACGCATCAACCTGCGTGCCCCCCGGGCCACGGGAGCCAGCGTACGGTGCGTACGGGAATAG